From Topomyia yanbarensis strain Yona2022 chromosome 1, ASM3024719v1, whole genome shotgun sequence, one genomic window encodes:
- the LOC131685097 gene encoding uncharacterized protein LOC131685097 translates to MGGAWERLVQSVKAAMKEAYSEGKLDDEGLQTLVVEAESVVNSRPLTYLPLESEETEALTPNHFLLLSSNGMKQMNDEDEGPRQFNESVRCRILGDSWEQIQHQLNVFWGRWLVEYLPVIRRQPKWFSETPSLKPDDLVMVAEPTRRSGWERGRIVRLKQHADGRNRRTVVKIGDKTCIRPMTRLALLDVKKSGAPADSGLHPGETVNAETVELATLPDKGNASESKQRG, encoded by the coding sequence ATGGGCGGAGCGTGGGAACGCCTAGTACAGTCCGTTAAAGCTGCAATGAAAGAAGCGTATTCCGAGGGGAAGCTTGACGACGAGGGGTTGCAGACGTTGGTCGTGGAGGCTGAAAGTGTCGTAAACTCGAGGCCTCTGACGTATCTGCCATTGGAGAGCGAGGAGACCGAGGCGCTCACCCCGAACCACTTCCTGTTGTTAAGTTCGAATGGGATGAAGCAAATGAACGACGAAGATGAAGGACCGAGACAGTTCAACGAATCAGTTCGGTGTCGAATCCTGGGGGATTCCTGGGAACAGATCCAGCATCAGCTAAATGTATTCTGGGGGCGCTGGTTGGTGGAATATCTGCCGGTGATCCGCCGGCAACCGAAATGGTTCAGCGAGACACCATCATTGAAACCAGACGACCTGGTAATGGTCGCGGAGCCGACGAGACGGAGTGGCTGGGAGCGAGGGCGAATAGTCCGCCTGAAGCAGCATGCGGACGGCAGAAATCGACGAACGGTCGTGAAGATAGGCGACAAGACTTGTATTCGACCGATGACGCGGTTGGCTTTGCTCGACGTCAAGAAGAGTGGAGCTCCGGCGGACTCCGGACTACACCCGGGGGAGACTGTCAACGCAGAAACCGTCGAGCTGGCAACACTGCCTGACAAAGGCAACGCGTCAGAATCAAAGCAACGCGGTTAA